Proteins from a genomic interval of Onychostoma macrolepis isolate SWU-2019 chromosome 17, ASM1243209v1, whole genome shotgun sequence:
- the LOC131523526 gene encoding LOW QUALITY PROTEIN: zona pellucida sperm-binding protein 3-like (The sequence of the model RefSeq protein was modified relative to this genomic sequence to represent the inferred CDS: inserted 1 base in 1 codon), producing the protein MGKFEIQSKSKKHEAIRSSFQRSCSFFSRVQEPFAEGWVFQGLLVLVVIVVFDLKYVWGSLRYSQSPRSMKQSDPASRGPALSSQGFRNPLQKVSPFQSHVSREFAQEPLGVQEKQVLQGPVKPLVWRFPIVPELQSEVAVDFHLRQPXTPSSVAIQCGENQVLVEVQQDLFSNGQLIQPSGLSLGGCPVVGWVPGSRVLFFEYELQDCNSVLMMTEDELVYTFALTYTPEALAGTPITRADGAVVGVQCHYQRFHNVSSNALRPTWVPYASTEFGEEVLLFSLKLMMDDWSYERPSNLYFLGDIINIEASVKVYNHVPLRVFVDHCVATQVPDVTALPRYSFIENNGCLVDAKATASSSRFMPQSQEDKIQFQLEAFMFQEGDSPSIYITCILKATLAAAPSDALHKSCSFANGWFAADGNHQACGCCDSTCVPEGGIAASPFGGIQWEGKASVSPVMVLERQKTLAGFQ; encoded by the exons GATGGGTTTTTCAAGGTCTGTTAGTGCTGGTTGTGATTGTGGTCTTTGACCTGAAGTATGTATGGGGAAGTTTGAGATACAGTCAAAGTCCAAGAAGCATGAAGCAATCAGATCCAGCTTCCAGAGGTCCTGCTCTTTCTTCTCAAGGGTTCAGGAACCCTTTGCAGAAGGTTTCTCCGTTTCAGAGTCATGTCTCCAGAGAATTTGCACAAGAGCCTCTTGGTGTTCAGGAGAAGCAGGTGTTGCAGGGTCCAGTGAAGCCTTTGGTCTGGAGGTTTCCCATCGTTCCAGAGCTGCAGAGCGAGGTGGCGGTGGACTTCCATCTGAGGCAAC TGACTCCCAGTAGTGTAGCTATTCAATGCGGTGAGAACCAGGTTCTTGTGGAGGTACAGCAGGACTTGTTTAGCAATGGTCAGCTGATCCAGCCATCTGGTCTGTCTTTGGGAGGATGTCCTGTTGTTGGTTGGGTCCCTGGCTCCAGGGTGCTTTTCTTTGAGTATGAACTGCAGGACTGCAACAGTGTGTTGATG ATGACCGAGGATGAGCTTGTCTACACCTTTGCTCTTACCTACACACCTGAGGCGCTCGCTGGCACTCCGATTACTCGTGCAGATGGTGCAGTTGTTGGTGTTCAATGCCACTATCAAAG GTTTCATAATGTGAGCAGTAATGCCTTGAGGCCAACTTGGGTCCCTTATGCATCAACTGAGTTTGGCGAGGAAGTCTTGCTGTTCTCCCTGAAGCTCATGATGG ATGACTGGTCCTATGAGAGGCCTTCAAACTTGTATTTCCTGGGtgacattattaatattgaGGCATCCGTGAAGGTGTACAACCACGTCCCACTGCGTGTGTTTGTGGACCACTGTGTGGCCACTCAAGTACCTGATGTGACTGCTCTTCCGAGATATTCCTTCATTGAGAATAATGG GTGCCTTGTGGATGCCAAGGCTACAGCTTCCAGTTCACGCTTCATGCCTCAATCCCAGGAAGACAAGATCCAGTTCCAGCTGGAGGCCTTCATGTTCCAGGAGGGAGACAGTCCTTCT ATCTACATAACGTGTATTCTGAAGGCCACTCTTGCTGCTGCACCCAGTGATGCTCTCCATAAATCCTGTTCCTTTGCCAATGG GTGGTTTGCTGCTGATGGAAACCACCAGGCTTGTGGCTGCTGTGACTCCACATGTGTTCCTGAAGGTGGAATTGCTGCTTCTCCCTTTGGCG gcatTCAGTGGGAAGGCAAGGCCTCAGTCAGTCCTGTAATGGTTCTAGAACGACAGAAGACTTTAGCTGGTTTTCAATAA
- the LOC131522898 gene encoding zona pellucida sperm-binding protein 3-like, with protein MLVRMGFFQGLLVLVVIVVFDLKYVWGSLRYSQSPRSMKPQSDPASRGPALSSQGFRNPLQKVSPFQSHVSREFAQEPLGVQEKQVLQGPVKPLVWRFPIVPELQSEVAVDFHLRQPLTPSSVAIQCGENQVLVEVQQDLFSNGQLIQPSGLSLGGCPVVGWVPGSRVLFFEYELQDCNSVLMMTEDELVYTFALTYTPEALAGTPITRADGAVVGVQCHYQRFHNVSSNALRPTWVPYASTEFGEEVLLFSLKLMMDDWSYERPSNLYFLGDIINIEASVKVYNHVPLRVFVDHCVATQVPDVTALPRYSFIENNGCLVDAKATASSSRFMPQSQEDKIQFQLEAFMFQEGDSPSIYITCILKATLAAAPSDALRKSCSFANGWFAADGNHQACGCCDSTCVPEGGIAASPFGGIQWEGKASVSPVMVLERQKTLAGFQ; from the exons TGTGATTGTGGTCTTTGACCTGAAGTATGTATGGGGAAGTTTGAGATACAGTCAAAGTCCAAGAAGCATGAAGCCGCAATCAGATCCAGCTTCCAGAGGTCCTGCTCTTTCTTCTCAAGGGTTCAGGAACCCTTTGCAGAAGGTTTCTCCGTTTCAGAGTCATGTCTCCAGAGAATTTGCACAAGAGCCTCTTGGTGTTCAGGAGAAGCAGGTGTTGCAGGGTCCAGTGAAGCCTTTGGTCTGGAGGTTTCCCATCGTTCCAGAGCTGCAGAGCGAGGTGGCGGTGGACTTCCATCTGAGGCAACCTTTGACTCCCAGTAGTGTAGCTATTCAATGTGGTGAGAACCAGGTTCTTGTGGAGGTACAGCAGGACTTGTTTAGCAATGGTCAGCTGATCCAGCCATCTGGTCTGTCTTTGGGAGGATGTCCTGTTGTTGGTTGGGTCCCTGGCTCCAGGGTGCTTTTCTTTGAGTATGAACTGCAGGACTGCAACAGTGTGTTGATG ATGACCGAGGATGAGCTTGTCTACACCTTTGCTCTTACCTACACACCTGAGGCGCTCGCTGGCACTCCGATTACTCGTGCAGATGGTGCAGTTGTTGGTGTTCAATGCCACTATCAAAG GTTTCATAATGTGAGCAGTAATGCCTTGAGGCCAACTTGGGTCCCTTATGCATCAACTGAGTTTGGCGAGGAAGTCTTGCTGTTCTCCCTGAAGCTCATGATGG ATGACTGGTCCTATGAGAGGCCTTCAAACTTGTATTTCCTGGGtgacattattaatattgaGGCATCCGTGAAGGTGTACAACCACGTCCCACTGCGTGTGTTTGTGGACCACTGTGTGGCCACTCAAGTACCTGATGTGACTGCTCTTCCGAGATATTCCTTCATTGAGAATAATGG GTGCCTTGTGGATGCCAAGGCTACAGCTTCCAGTTCACGCTTCATGCCTCAATCCCAGGAAGACAAGATCCAGTTCCAGCTGGAGGCCTTCATGTTCCAGGAGGGAGACAGTCCTTCT ATCTACATAACGTGTATTCTGAAGGCCACTCTTGCTGCTGCACCCAGTGACGCTCTCCGCAAATCCTGTTCCTTTGCCAATGG GTGGTTTGCTGCTGATGGAAACCACCAGGCTTGTGGCTGCTGTGACTCCACATGTGTTCCTGAAGGTGGAATTGCTGCTTCTCCCTTTGGCG gcatTCAGTGGGAAGGCAAGGCCTCAGTCAGTCCTGTAATGGTTCTAGAACGACAGAAGACTTTAGCTGGTTTTCAATAA